From a single Verrucomicrobiota bacterium genomic region:
- the phoU gene encoding phosphate signaling complex protein PhoU, with amino-acid sequence MIYTKMERTFEQDLQSLKDNVLMMASLVENNLKRALKLLVDRDDSLFDIIQAEEKQIDLLEMQLNNQVVLYIARQAPVASDLRFVLTVVKISSDLERCGDQAVNVAKKARTLNNEQPLKPLIDIPRMATISLEMLMASMDAFVNRKPGLVVEISERDKEVNEINRQLYRELTSFMVEDPSTISRCLLLMAISRHWERVADHGKNISKKVYYLYEGKDISHPDALS; translated from the coding sequence ATGATTTATACAAAAATGGAACGCACCTTCGAACAAGACCTGCAGTCACTAAAAGATAACGTCCTCATGATGGCCAGTTTGGTTGAAAACAACCTCAAACGCGCACTCAAGCTTTTGGTTGACAGGGATGATTCCCTTTTTGATATCATCCAGGCCGAAGAAAAACAAATCGATTTATTAGAAATGCAGCTAAATAACCAGGTGGTCCTGTATATCGCCCGGCAAGCCCCAGTGGCCTCAGACCTCAGGTTTGTCCTGACAGTGGTCAAAATTTCTTCTGACCTCGAACGTTGCGGGGACCAGGCGGTTAATGTCGCCAAAAAAGCGCGTACCCTGAATAATGAGCAGCCCCTCAAACCTCTTATTGATATTCCACGTATGGCAACTATTTCCTTGGAAATGTTGATGGCCAGCATGGACGCATTCGTCAACCGTAAGCCCGGCTTGGTCGTCGAAATTTCGGAGCGGGACAAGGAAGTCAATGAGATTAACCGCCAGCTTTACCGAGAATTAACCAGCTTCATGGTCGAGGATCCGAGCACTATTTCACGTTGTCTCTTACTGATGGCGATCTCAAGGCATTGGGAACGAGTGGCCGATCATGGCAAAAACATTTCGAAAAAAGTTTATTATCTTTATGAAGGTAAGGATATTTCACATCCCGATGCCCTCTCATAG
- the pstB gene encoding phosphate ABC transporter ATP-binding protein PstB, which translates to MKRVEMDLSNESNADFNTLIKIEDLNLYYGKKQALFDVKMDIPDKQVTAFIGPSGCGKSTLLRCINRMNDLIDGVKITGICNLDGENILSNKIDVIELRKKVGMVFQKSNPFSKSIYENICYGLRIGGINDKKILDEVVERSLRGAALWEEAKDRLHDSATGFSGGQQQRLCIARAIAVEPEVLLMDEPCSALDPIATAKVEELIVELKKQYTIVIVTHNMQQAARVSDYTAFFYLGKLIEYDRTATIFTNPSLKQTEDYVTGRFG; encoded by the coding sequence ATGAAACGGGTGGAGATGGATTTGTCGAACGAATCGAATGCCGATTTTAATACGCTCATTAAGATCGAGGATCTTAATTTATACTACGGCAAGAAGCAGGCACTCTTTGATGTGAAGATGGATATTCCTGACAAACAAGTGACCGCATTTATCGGGCCGTCAGGTTGCGGGAAAAGCACCCTCTTGCGTTGTATCAACCGGATGAATGACTTGATCGATGGGGTGAAAATAACGGGTATTTGTAATCTCGACGGCGAGAATATCCTGAGTAACAAGATTGATGTCATCGAATTGCGCAAAAAAGTAGGAATGGTCTTCCAGAAATCGAATCCTTTCTCTAAATCGATTTACGAGAATATTTGTTATGGCCTGAGGATTGGTGGCATCAACGATAAAAAAATCCTCGATGAAGTCGTCGAACGCAGTTTGCGCGGGGCCGCCCTTTGGGAAGAAGCCAAAGACCGTTTGCATGATAGTGCCACGGGGTTTTCGGGGGGACAACAACAACGCCTTTGTATCGCCCGGGCGATTGCTGTCGAGCCCGAGGTGCTGCTGATGGATGAGCCTTGTTCGGCCCTTGACCCGATTGCGACAGCGAAGGTTGAGGAATTAATCGTCGAGCTCAAGAAACAATACACCATCGTCATCGTGACCCATAACATGCAGCAAGCCGCGCGCGTGTCGGATTATACGGCCTTTTTCTACCTCGGAAAACTCATCGAGTACGACCGTACCGCCACAATTTTCACTAACCCATCTTTAAAACAAACAGAAGATTATGTGACCGGAAGATTCGGTTAA
- a CDS encoding type II secretion system F family protein, with protein sequence MPYYKYQARNASGKIISGKIEGVNDSNAVSQLAAKGLVVMSMEQAKGGAGSKTGKVTNEQLVMFTRMLATMVDAGIPLIQSLTALYEQSDPKKAAGMRKVLQDVISTVEKGSSLFEAFSKHPKVFDKLFVSMVKAGEAAGLLAPILARLASYLEASERLRKKVKSAMTYPVVVIGLSILITMFLIVKVVPVFANVFKDFGAKLPAPTQFLVDISDFFRSPLGFIATPLVVGGIYFGIKAFLNSTSGRWWWDGYKFKLPVFGELVRKITLTRFARTFAQLIRSGVPILEVMQIVGASSGNVQVEASIKRVSATVERGDPLATGLAKEPLFPPVLIRMIQAGEATGKVDAMLDKIADFWDEEIEATLGALTSLLEPIMIVVLGVIIGGIVVALFLPIFKLSEVVSK encoded by the coding sequence ATGCCCTATTATAAGTATCAAGCACGTAATGCATCTGGAAAAATCATTTCCGGTAAGATTGAAGGAGTCAATGACTCAAATGCTGTTTCCCAGCTAGCCGCCAAGGGATTGGTGGTTATGTCGATGGAACAGGCTAAAGGCGGAGCAGGCAGTAAGACGGGGAAAGTCACCAATGAACAGTTGGTCATGTTTACCCGCATGTTGGCGACGATGGTGGATGCGGGTATCCCCCTGATCCAATCCCTCACAGCTTTATATGAGCAGAGTGACCCTAAGAAAGCGGCGGGTATGAGGAAAGTATTGCAGGACGTGATTAGTACCGTGGAAAAAGGAAGCAGCCTTTTTGAAGCCTTTAGCAAACATCCTAAAGTTTTCGACAAACTCTTTGTCAGCATGGTTAAAGCGGGTGAAGCAGCCGGTTTACTCGCCCCGATCTTGGCCCGGTTAGCCTCCTATTTAGAAGCCAGCGAAAGACTCCGTAAAAAAGTCAAATCAGCCATGACCTATCCCGTGGTCGTCATCGGTCTTTCCATTTTGATTACGATGTTTCTGATTGTGAAAGTCGTCCCTGTATTCGCAAATGTGTTTAAGGACTTCGGCGCGAAACTCCCCGCCCCGACACAGTTTCTTGTTGATATCAGTGATTTCTTCCGTTCACCACTCGGCTTTATTGCGACCCCGTTGGTTGTTGGCGGCATTTATTTTGGGATCAAAGCCTTTTTAAATTCCACCAGTGGACGCTGGTGGTGGGATGGATATAAATTCAAGCTACCGGTCTTTGGTGAGCTCGTCCGCAAAATCACTCTGACACGGTTTGCCAGGACTTTTGCCCAGTTGATCCGAAGCGGTGTGCCGATTCTTGAAGTTATGCAAATCGTCGGTGCTTCCAGTGGAAATGTCCAGGTGGAAGCTTCCATCAAACGGGTTTCAGCAACAGTCGAAAGAGGTGACCCCTTGGCTACGGGTTTAGCGAAGGAACCTCTTTTTCCGCCCGTCTTGATCCGTATGATCCAGGCCGGTGAAGCCACGGGTAAGGTAGATGCCATGCTAGATAAAATCGCCGACTTTTGGGACGAAGAAATTGAAGCGACCCTCGGCGCCCTCACCTCCTTGCTTGAACCGATCATGATCGTCGTGCTCGGGGTAATTATCGGTGGTATTGTCGTGGCCCTTTTCCTCCCGATCTTTAAACTCAGCGAAGTCGTTTCCAAATAA